A genomic window from Euwallacea fornicatus isolate EFF26 chromosome 30, ASM4011564v1, whole genome shotgun sequence includes:
- the LOC136347825 gene encoding transforming growth factor beta regulator 1 codes for MTAKYQNSFKPKRPSSVSYRQKLSVLKRMIVEYVHENAALVDELEEVQINIIIRKEERKFLLRKLCEYEPQLCQEIQNVAKGTALAQSTTSDVKKSRKKSSESSVTERRSSTSKPRKPSVKSNKKKFIQPVLVDSVGRPLFPIDLGRLTIHSLGDVVIDLPEFHCEEAIFPIGYVSTRIYGSLRDPTVKCIYTCKISEENGNPLFAIASDDGTSEITGDTPDICHSLLLQQINDALSLNVVSTRPRGNEFFGLTHPTVLHLLQTYPGSRKCINYKWTRFEVSKTAETSKDYNDAGLSYDYLQRSINMCKYKMAPDVLQKPSDYIDSL; via the coding sequence ATGACAGCTAAATATCAAAACTCTTTCAAGCCAAAACGGCCTAGTTCGGTAAGCTATCGACAAAAACTGTCTGTTTTAAAGCGAATGATAGTGGAATATGTGCACGAAAATGCAGCACTAGTTGACGAGCTGGAGGAGGTGCAGATCAATATTATCATTAGGAAAGAAGAgagaaaatttcttttgcGGAAGCTGTGTGAATATGAACCGCAGCTTTGCCAGGAAATACAAAATGTTGCCAAAGGCACAGCCCTTGCCCAATCCACTACAAGTGATGTTAAgaaatctagaaaaaaatcatcagaGTCTTCAGTAACAGAGAGGAGGTCTTCAACTTCAAAGCCTCGGAAACCTAGTGTTAAAagcaacaagaaaaaatttattcaaccAGTTTTAGTTGATAGTGTTGGAAGACCTTTATTTCCAATTGATCTTGGAAGGTTAACAATTCATTCGTTAGGAGATGTGGTAATAGATCTTCCAGAGTTCCATTGTGAAGAAGCCATTTTCCCAATTGGTTATGTATCAACCAGGATTTATGGCAGTTTAAGAGACCCAACTGTAAAATGCATCTACACATGCAAAATATCAGAAGAAAATGGTAATCCGCTATTTGCCATTGCTTCAGATGATGGCACCTCTGAAATCACTGGGGATACCCCAGACATTTGCCACTCACTACTTCTCCAGCAAATCAACGATGCTCTTTCGCTGAATGTGGTCAGCACTCGACCAAGGGGCAATGAATTTTTTGGCCTGACACATCCGACGGTCCTGCATTTACTTCAGACTTATCCAGGAAGCCGGAAGTGTATTAACTACAAGTGGACGAGGTTTGAAGTTTCAAAGACTGCTGAAACCAGCAAAGACTACAATGATGCTGGTCTGAGCTATGACTATTTACAAAGAAGTATTAATATGTGTAAATATAAGATGGCACCGGATGTGCTACAAAAGCCCAGTGATTATATTGATTCGCTCTAG